A stretch of DNA from Lepus europaeus isolate LE1 chromosome 11, mLepTim1.pri, whole genome shotgun sequence:
AGGAAGTGACTTCCTCATAGGAGCACCCTCGGCTCGGGGTGCTGGGGTCATGCTGCGGCTGTGCCAGCTCTGCTGTTCCCACAGTGGCCCGTCTGCAGCCGCCAGCGACCCGCGGGGACAGGAGGCGGCGGCTCCCTTGTCGAGCTGCGTGTGGCTGTGGTTCATAGTGCAATGCCctttgtgggtgtgtgtgtgtgtccatgtgtgacAACACAGGTCTGTGTGAACTCTGTCTCCTCAGAGGTTTTCTCTGGTCTAGTCGCCCATCCCTGTGCCCACTGTGGCTCAGTCCTCTGTCCCCTGTGCTGCCAGCCCGGTGGGAGGCTCTGGGATTTTGCACACGTCACTACTGGGAGTCATTCCTGCTCTGGGCCATCCGTGCCGAGGCTCCGCCTCCCGTGTCCATCACTACTGTTCTTCCCAAAGCACTATTATTTATTCCTGTCTGCCTGCACCGTACTGCTGTCAGCACATTAAATGGCTCTCAAAAGCTCACCTGTGTCGGCCATGCTGTTTAGTCACGTGTACGTATGTCCTGTTTTTATTATCCTGGAAGTGTGCACTCTAAAGCTACATCAGGGCAGGTGTCTGGTTAAGAAGCCGGTCTTAAAGACGCCGGTGTCCCACACGGGAGTAGCCAGGGCCCGGCCCCGCCAGCaccctgctaacgcagaccccgggaggcgctggtgatggctccagtgattcgggttcctgccacccacgggggagacgtGGAAtttgttcctgacttcagcccagcccagctattgtgggcatttggggaaaaaacacAGATTGGAAGTTCTcttgtcaaataaatctttttctttaaaaagttactgtAGTGCTTGTTTTCACTTTTCCCACGTCAATTGGTGGGTTTGGCCTGAGGAAAACAGAGTAGACTAACAGGACATAATGATTTCTATACTTCTTGTGTGGTTCTAAATCTTAAGTGCATCTCATTTCTCTAAAGACATTGTTTGCTAAAAGTCCATCGGGGTAGAGGACCCCCCCGCAGGGGAGCCAGCAGCACAGGGCAGGGACCGAGCAGAGCCGTCACCCCTCCgggtctcctccctcctctcgcCCCCGTTTGCAGCCACTGAGCTCCGTCGCTGTAGAGGGGTTTGTATGTTCAGGTCGATGTCAGCAGACTTAACAGGGATGAGCTGTTGTACCCACGGCTGATGGTTGTGTTGCTGCGTGGCTGTGCACGGGGCGGAGTTCCTGCTGGAGGCTGGGTCACAGTGGGCGTTTCCAGGTTTCAGCGGGAAGAACAGGGAAGCTGCAGGAATCGGTCACATCCCAGTCTTTGCGTGGATGTGGACTGAGTAAACGCctaagtgggatggctgggttacatCTATGGCAGGTGTGTATTTAGCTTAAGAACTGCCTAACTTTTCCAGGGCTGTTTTAGCATTTTACCATTCCCACCAGGAAGGAGGGCTGTCCCCAGTCCCACCATCCCCAGGTCTGTGTGGCCAGTCTAACTAGCCGCTTGGCGGGAGGAAGTGGCGTCCCGCGGCCGAGTGTGCCTGTCTGCGGTGAATGGTGATGCCCTTCCACGTCCCGTcggccagctcagctctggtgccCTGCCTCATCACCATCTTCGCCCATTTTAAAAACAGTCATCTGCTCTTACTGTTGGGTGTTTCTGTTGTCCTTTTTAAGATCTGAGGCAGGGCAAGctcctccctaaatgcccacagcagccctgagccaggagctggggacccccgctcacctgagccatcactgctgcctcccagggcctgcatcacCGGGAAGCTGCAGTCGGGAACAGAGCCGGCCCCAAACGCAGACTCTGGTGTGGGACATAGGCGTCTCAAACACCATCTCAGCCTCTGTGCCAAAGCCTCCTCCGCCTTTAACGTTACTGTTGCATCTTGAGAGCTCTCTGGGTGGTCTGGAATCAGCCCTGTATCAGATACACGGCTCGCAGAGCTGTCCGCCCAGTGCTTCTCGCTTCCTCTTTTGGAGAGTGgggtttaattttgatgaagttcacTTCTTTGGATTGTGCTTTTGTTTTAGCTACAAAACCTTTGCCTAACCCAAGAGCATGACGGTTTTTTCCTGGGAGTTTAAAGTTCTATGTTCACATTTACATGTATGATCCAGGTCTGCATGTACCAGGTAGAGCATCAAGTCCATCCTTTTAGCATAGGCGTCCAGTTCTCATGAGAAGGGCGGAGCTGTGCAGCcgtgcagggagggggtgggggagccgaGCACCGGCCTGGCCTCTGTGAGGAAAGTGGCCAGCGAGAGGGACTGCGTGCCCCTCGCACACAGTGAATCCCGGACAGAAGGAAGCAGCAGTCGGGCATCCGATCGTTCACAGTGGGCGCTCTCGTCCCAGTTGTCTGTCCTGGCACCACATGCTGTCCTGATCCCAGACTGCAGCCGGCTGGTGGTGGCCTCCCGCTTTGTGGTCACTACAAGAATGTCACCGTGGagggcccccccaccccatcacgGCTCCCTGCATCCTGCCGGCTCACAGAAGGCCAGTCTCTCCAGGTTTTGGCTCGGAAGTTACCTCGGCTGCTCAGGTCCTTTGTGTGGCTGGATTTTTGGACCAGCTGTCGGTGACTACGGCGTCCTGCTCGGATTCTGAATAAGCGTGCACTGGCCCTCGTCAGCTTGGGGGCTGCTCCCGGGTTAGCTTTTCTCGACTTCAGCAGTGCTCTGCAGGTCCCTGGGACACATCTTGCTACGTGGATCTTGAGTCTGGAATTGTTAGTTACGGTGTCCAGTGACTGGCTGCCCGCCTGCAGAGAAACATCTGTACTGTGTACTGATTCTGTATGCTGCACTCTCGCTAGGCTGacattaaaaggaaatgaaagcaacaATTCTCCCAGCCTATAGCCGGCCCGTGCCAGGACGCGCGCTCCCTCAGCCCTCACCGCGCAGCCAAGGGGAGGTTGTGCTCCCCCGGGCCTTCCTGAGCGCGGCTGCAGCCTGGGTGCCCCGGCCCGAGCACTTTGGGACGCCTCCTGCCCGGCTCTCCGCTGCCTCCGCTCCAGGCTCTCAGGCAGAGTCTCGCTCACTGCAGACACTGCAGAGTCCGCAGTGACCCGGCCTAGATGCCTGGCGACGCCTTCCTCGGGAGGGCAGGACGCACGCCTGCCACTGCTCTCCAAAAGGCCTGTGCCGTGCCCTCTGGTGCCTGCTGGTGCACCCCGCGTGCAAGCTGTGGTTCTCCGGCCCAGCCGCCTGGGTGTGGGACTGCAAAGGCCACGGCGCTGGGGCCACAGAGAAGCAACTGCTTTATGCCAGCCTCCCTGGTGCTCGTCAgtcttttcttctttgatttatttgacaggcagagttacagagagggagaagcagagagaggtcttccatccactggcgcACTCCCTACATGgacacatggccagagctgggctgatcaggagccaggagcttcttctgggtctcccacgtggatgccggggcccaagcacttgggccatcttcagctgctttcccaggtgtattagcagggagcgggatcggaagaggagcagccgggtctcgagcccgctcccatgtgggatgctggtattgtaggaaGCAGttctacctgccatgccacagcaccggccccggctgTCAGTCTGGAACTCGCTTTAGACCTCTGTAAAGGCTGCTTCCGGTGGGACTGCCAGCTAGTGAGTTGCTTCTGTGGAGAGATGGCTTCCCGGCTCCACCATTTCAGCAACACCCCCCCTTCCGTCCGCTTATGCACCTAAGGACAGCCGCCAGACACGCAGAGCAGCACTGGTACGAGGGAGCAGAAACGGAGATCCACAGGTCAGCCGGACACTTAGCATTCCTCTCCTAACAACCGACACAAGCAGGCGGAACAGTCCGAACGCGAGAAGACCCGGCGAGCGTCTAGCCGAGTGGTTACCACGCTGCTGGCGGAGACGCTCACATTCCACGTCAGAGCGCCGGGGTTCCGTGCCCGCCGCTGGACACCGACTCTGGCCTCCTGCAGGTGCCGATGTGGGAGCAGTGGCGAGGCTGCCAGCCACCCTGTGGGGGGCTTGGATGGTGTCCCCAGCCTGAGGTTTGAACatctgggagtgaaacagcagaggggagctctctgtctctacgataaattttaaaaactgtacaactggggccagcgctgtggcacagcgggttaaagctgctgcctgcggtgctggcatcggtttgagtcccggctgctccagctctctgctatggcctgggaaagcggtagaaggtggcccaagtatttgagtccctgaacccacgtgctccacacccacaccccttattggagcacctggctttgagtcctggctccgttcTCGATTCCaagtttcctgctactgtgtatTCTGGGACGCAGTGGGTGAGGGCTCCACTGatcatgttcctggctcctggctttggcctggctcacctgAGCTGTCGTGCGGTTGTTGCGGGTGAACCGGTGGGTGAACAATCTCTTTCACGTCCATAAAATAAATCGAGATTTAAGGAAGTAAATAAACTCAGTGCTCATCCACGTGGTGTGTGGGTCACAGCAAAGCCCACACTACTTGTGGGCGTATACAACTGTCCTGCAGTGAAAGGTGCCTTGGGACCTCCGAGTTCCACCCTCGGTGTTCTGCATCAGAACCCGTGCACACGTGCCAGGCACAGGTGCCCGTGTGGCACCGCCACAGCCAGAAACCAGAGACCACACACGTGACCGTCAACAAAGGAACTCGCAGCCTGGGCTCCACTCACACAGAGGAATCCCGTAGGGCCCCAAAACGAACACTGGCCTCGGGCAGCACTTGACAGGTGTCTGTCAGGCGCAGACAAGTGAAGGCCCCGCCTCTAAGGGGAGGGCTCTCATGGGAAGGGGCCAAGGCAGGACCTCTGGGTGCTACCAACGAACTGCCTTCATCCAAATGGGAATTCCACAGGTTTTTAATCTCTAAATATACATTTGTCTTATGTATTTTTCTATATAACTGtgtatacacagacacagacacacacacacacacgcacaggctCACACAGGTGTATCAGCTCGTCCCTCTCGCCACAGCATACACGTAGGTGTTCCAGGGCCCACAGGTGACAGCCTTTACTTGGAGTTGTTCATTTACAAAATACTCCACACGGCAGGGCCGATCCACGCTGGCGGCGTCCGTGTGGCCCAGCTGTCCGTATTTCCCTGAAGAGAAACGAGGCGCTGGGCCCTACTGCTTCCCTCCTGGCTATGCCCCCGCCGCGACTCCAGGGCACCCCCGGGCCCCAGAGCCTCAGGGAGGAGGCTCCGTGGGGCTCCCTTGCCACTGAGCCAGGGTGCTTCTCTTCACTCCTCGGCCTGGGGCCAGGACAGCAGCACACTTGCTGAATGCTGGCCTTGCAGAACCACAGGCGGGTAGGCGCCATGGCActgcctcttttctctcctgCCCGATCTCCGACCTCCCGAGTGTGCCTGGATCTGTCCCAAGCccagggagggggctcctggctcttcagGCCCCATCCTCCCAAGCAGCTGACTCCCGCCGCCCCGTCTGCCTGGCTGTGTCACCTGTGCGGCCCTCCCAGCTCTTCCCTCTCCCAGAAACCAACCCGTCACTTACCCCAGCCCCAGGTGTAGAGCTCGCCCGTTCCTGCAACGAAGGGACAGAAGCGGCTGTCACCTGTCACTACTGCTCGGTGACAGGGCGCCGTCTCGCCTGGCCTGGCACACGCCAGCGCCCGCACAGGCGGTCAGCACGTCTCTGCGGGGTGGAGCAGCACAGTTTGCCTTTGTGACCACAGCGGGTGTGGCCAACAGACCCAGACGACAAGCTCATGCCTTCCCGTGCGCCGACGGCTTGGCCTGTCTCACGCTGGCTGAGTCTGGGGGCTCTCAGGGGCTGGACGGGGCGGGCCACGGTGTGGAGAGGCTGGTGGGACCGTGCCTCTGCCTGCGTGCAAAGGATGGAGAACATAAGTCTCCTTCCAGAAGGACCTTCTGGGCCTGGGATTCCGGGAGCGCCTGGGGGAACCGGGGGCTCGGCTGCTGAGGGAGGCACGGCTCGCTGGGGATGGTTCTCAATGTCTCGTGAGGCTTCCTGTGTGCAAATGTGATTCCCCTTGTGAGGTGAGAAGGGGTGAGACTTAACCCAAGTACGGGGCTCCGGgtggagcagagggagagacagacagacacgtgTGCTATCTCCGTGCCACACAGAGCTCTGCCACAGGAGGCCATGACCTTGCATTTCAGAACCAGGAGCTGAAACAAACCTCTTCCATAGGAAGTTTAGCCCGCTGCAGGGACTTCCCTGTGCCAACAGAACAGGCCACGGGGCCGCCGCTCCCGAAggggtcccgccccgccccgccccgcccactcaCGTGTCACCACGGCCGTGTGCCGGGACCCACAGCTGGCCTTGACCGCCTCTGCCCCCAGCGGGAGATCCAACAAGGCTGGGAAGGGCTGCACGGCTATGAAGGCCACGGGGGCTCCGTCCTCACCCGCGGCTGCTCTCCCCGTTTCGCGGCCATCTTCCTGCGGGCCGGTGGCTGTGCGAGGATTGTAACCACGACCGTTAGCTCTCTATCCACAGATTCATCCCCCCAAAATGGTCCTAAAAGCTGAGGCTGAGATAGGGGGAAGCTGAGAGTCAGAAACTCCagctgagtcttccatgtgggtgcaggggcacaaggacgtgggccgtcttccactgccttcccaggcacattagcagggagctggatcagaagcggagcagccgggactggcatTCACACGGGAGGTGgaagccacaggcagtggcttagcccgtggcgccacagcgctggcccttaccGCTCCTGCTCAGCGCTCTCAGGCCCCGAAGCGAGGTGGCCTCACCTTTCCCCACGACGGCCTTTCTGTCCTCTGCCAGGCTCCGGGCGGGCAGGGCCAGCTGCCCTGATTCATTCCAGCCCCACACATAAATATCCCCAGCCTCTGAAAGACACCAAGGGGACCCGCGGAGCTGTGGACCCCGCTCCATCCACCCgagctcccctgcccctcccaaggCAAGGCCCAAGGTCATGGGGACAGGGTgaggatctggagccaggagtctaaTTTGATGCGTTTATGTTTCAGTCTCTGCACCACACTTAAGGCCTCAAACTCCTTCTGTTTGCAGctctctgctccccctcctcccgcccAGGGGTCCCAGAGTCTGGCTGCCAACCTAGGCCCACACTTAGAGTAAGGGGGCGGGGAAGGCACTGGCCTCATTAAAGCTCCAGGTGACCTAAGTCCGAAGTCCTGGGCCTGGACAAAGACCATGTGCTCCCAGCCCCATCCTCTCCGTGTGGGCTCCAAGAACCTGGGACACAGCTGCGCAGGaaccactggggggggggggctcctagCCAAAGTGGACCTCCTCATTCTGGCCCCACCTCTCCCTGCTCTGCGGAGGGAGTACCTGTGCTTGACTGAGCCGGCTCTGGCTGGTGGCAGACTGAGGGGGGTgcaggcagagcaggtgggagcGGGTGCCgggggagccagaggcagaggggtTGGACTGGGGAGGCATTTATAGGGGTCATAAATGAGCAGATGCTCGTTTGGAAGAAGGCTTGGCCAGACCAGCCCCCaagctggaagaggaggaggaaggtttaGACAAGACCCCGGCTTGTTGGAGAGGCTCTAGGTCACTCACCACTCACACACACGGAGTGCCAGCCCCCCGCGGCCACCTCGGCCATCCGCAGGCCCTGCAACGCCTCCAGCGGCCGTGGCTCCAGCTCGGCCTCCAGAGCCCCGTGGCCCAGCTGTCCGTGCCTGAGCCAGGGAGACGGACCCCTGTCAGCTGCAGAAACACAGGGGACTCCCTCCACCACGTCTCCCCATCCCACTCCGGCCTCCACCTGGCCACGCCCCACTCACCTGCCAGCGCCCCAGGAGAACACCTGGCCCCCGGCGGCCAGCAGTAAGGCGTGCTCcgcgcccagctccagcctgcgcGCCCGCAGCTCCGGGGCCAGAAGTCTATAAAGCGGAGGCCGCGGGCTCACGTAGGCGCGGGCgcagggcagcaggggcagcGGTCCGGCCCGGGCCTCGCCGCCGCGCGTCCCATCTTCTCCCTCGGGCTCCGGCGGCACCTTCTGGGCCCAGAGGGGCTCCCCGCGCAGCGCCGACTCAGgtgcccaggcctgcagctcGGCTTCGGGTCCCGGCCCGCCGCACAGCACCGCGACGAGCCCCTCTGCAGCCCACGCGGCCCTGCAGCCGCCCGCCGCACCGCTCACGGAGCCCGACAGCTCCACGCGGCCTCCACCTGCGGGGCGGAGAGCGGCCGGGATGAGGGACCGAGCACCCGGGGCCGGGACGAGGGTGAGGGGCGTTCTGGGGAGCCGCGGGGCGCTCACGGGTCACGACGGCCGTGTAGCTCCAGGCGGCGCTCACGCAGCAGACGTCGGCGCCCGCCCGCAGCGGCTCcgggctgtgcacctgccgccCGCGCCCGCAGCCCAGCGCCTGTCCGAAGCCGCAGAAACCGAAGCCGAACCAGGCCCCTGGCCGCTCCTCGGCCATGTCCGGCAGCGCCCTGGCGGGACACGCAGTCTCCGGCCTTCCGGGggatctgtgaaatgggggagACCTGACCTGCTCACCCCGCCGAGGCTTGGGGCGCATGGCCCGGGCGGCTTCCCCACGACGGCCGCCTGCCGCCCCGGGGCACCTGCCTTGTCCCCGCCCGCGATCCGGGGGCTGGAGTCGCCCCCGCTCCGTGCTCCCCGCCGGGCAGGGCCGTGACTGTCGCCGACCCACGCGGCCGCACGGCGAGCACGCACACGGGCTGGCGCTGACTGCGGCGGCGCCGCTGCTCGGGCCTGGCGGGCTCGCTACGACCTTCGCGGCCACTCCTAGCGCCCACAGCTCCCGGCGGCCCCTGACCCCTCCCGTGTCCACTCCCACGCACGCGGGCCGCTGACCTGCACCGTGGCCCCGCGCCCTGCGCCGCCTCAggcaaggcttcctggaggagacagCCAGgcgcaggggccggcgccaggtGCAACCAGATTCAAGAGCCGCGCGCCGGGAGAGCCGGCCATTGGCGGCGGCAGCCTGCCCGGGCCAATCGCTGGCGGGCGCGGTGACGCGCTGGAGGGAACCGGCCCTCGGCCGCGGGCGGACCGCTGCAGGCTGCCCCGTGAAGGGCGGCGATCCCCCAGCAGACGTGGCCCTGCCCCCGGAGGCGTCCGCCGAGCTCGCAGTGGAGCGCCGAGGTATTTAAGCAAAACCCAGGACGGCTCCATGACCCCTCCTCTCAGCCCAGCCCGCGACAGCGCCCAATGCGCAGGCGCCTCGGGGCTCTCCTCGCCCACTGATTGGCTCAGAGCCTCTCAATTACCTCTGCTGAACCAATGAGCTCCAAACCTGGCTTAGCCCTCAGAGCGGAAACAGACTCCCGGATGGCCCGCCCAGGCCGTTCCTCCAACCAGGGCGCGCTGTGGGCGGGGCCGGACCTTCCTGGGCACACGCCCGTGCCGGACCCACCTTGTAGGTTTCCAAAAATTCACAGTGTTTGGAAGTCTGGACCCGGCCTTAGCCCTTGACCCTCAATAGGACTAAGGGGCCAAGCCTAGGTCGGAGCCCCGGCTCCAGGTTGCTGCGGGTGCAGGGTCTGGGTTCTgtcacccccacgggagacccggatcgcttctggctcctgacacctgCCAGGCTGTGCGGggcactgggggaatgaaccggtggatgggagtTGTGTCTGCCTCActccaaaaaaaattaattttttaaagatttatctatttgaaaaggcagagttagagagcgagcttccagccactggttcacacccccacatggccacaacgcctagggcctggccaggccgaagccaggagccaccaagtctcccacgtggatgacaggggcgAGCGAACACTCTatcttatgttgctttcccaggcacagggagctggatccgaagtggagcagctgggacttgaaccggcgcccatatgggatgccccaggcagtggctttaccagctatgccacaatgctggccccaatattttttaaaaaaacaccactCAGTGGGCCCTGGGGTGGAGAATCCCTTGTATCTCTTCCATAGAGGTGGCCCTGCTGCTACACTCACCCAGGGTTCAGCCTGGGACCCCCACCCACAGCGCCCTCCCTGCTCAGGAACGGGGCACACATCTGAGCTCCACACACGTTTATTAGAGGGCTGGGCAGGCTTGCTGGCTGGCCAAGGTGTCGCTCACAGCTGGTGAGGCTGCCTTCGCCccagcagtcagggctgagccgggagtgctgtgcccaccccagctgtcTGCAGTGGTACAGAGGGCCCTGAGTGAGGCGGGGGCAGTGcgggcagagcagggctgggtgacAAACGTGGCTCTGATGCAGAGCAGAGGACgtgagtggggaggggcaggagcgcctgcagcccagggccctgccGGCCAAAGCCGCTTCAGTCCTTGCTCCCTGTGCTGCAACAGGTAGCGTGCGCGAGAGCGCCGGGCGCGGGCAGGCCTCACTCCCCACCCTGGCTGGGCTGGATAAGCCcgtactccactgctttccccaggcaggCTGCCGCGGCCCTCGTCACCGGGCCCTCCTCGCCCTTGGCCAGCACCAACAGGATCTCCAGCACCTCGCTCTCGATCAGAGTGCTGGCCACCTCCCTGGAGGCCTCCACCATGTTCAGCACCACCACGGCGCCCCggtgctgcagctcctgactgcTGCTCAGCAGCAGGGCCTGCAGGATCTCCAGCCAGTGTGTGGTCTGCGGGAAAGAGGGCAGGTGTGACCACCAAGCGGGCAACGGGCTCTAGGCGCAACCACGGCAGGGACCGCCCCCCCACAGCCTAggacctgcccccgcccccacaaCTGCCACGGTGCAGGAAgtcccgcccccacctccccagagcGGCACTGACCACTTGGGGGATGCGGCTGCAGAGCGAGGGCCGCAGGGAGGTGAGCATGGCCAGGCCGCCGGCCGCCGCCCTCCGAAGCAGCTCGTCTTCCTCTCCGCTGTACAGCACCAGCAGCTTTAGCCGGTCATTGCCCGGGGCTTCAAAGAGGTCCTGCACCTGCGGCCGGATGAGGGGAGCAGACCAGGTCagcagggtgcagagcccagaccCGGCACAGGTGcctccaccccgccccccgccagcCTGCGGTGGCCCCTGGGCCCCACCACACCTCCTTGCTCATGGCCAGGTTACACATGCACTCCGTGGCTGCCCGGCGGATCATCTCATGCTCCTCAAACATGTAGCCCTCGATCATGGGCACAGCCTTCTCCTTCAGGATCTTCTGCCTGTGGGGTGGAggcggaggggctggcgccatcaGAGCTCCCGCGTCCACCCCGACCCCCTCGCCACATCCCCGTACGACTGAGCCCTGGTGATGGTTTCCCTAGCTGACGTCCCAGGACCCCTCCTTCAGCACCAAGTAGGAACTGCAGTGGTTTTCAGCCTTCCAACCAGGCTCAGGAAAACGCTCAGAACTAGGAGGCAGGCGACCAGGGTAGTGGCGACGGTGAGGCTAATGGCCAACATCTGAGCCCTTATCCTGACCAGCACTACGGTGAGGTGCCAGTGAATCATGACTAcagaggcacttcaaaaagttcacgggaaatggaattaaaggataagtttattgtggtgcaaaaaaaattgtgcAACCAATGCCTAGTTTCTCCATAAACACTAGcttgcagggccagcgctgtggtacagcaggttaagtcactgcctgtgaccccagcGTCCCACataagcaccggttcaagtcccagctgctccacttccaatccagctccctgct
This window harbors:
- the RCCD1 gene encoding RCC1 domain-containing protein 1 isoform X2, whose translation is MAEERPGAWFGFGFCGFGQALGCGRGRQVHSPEPLRAGADVCCVSAAWSYTAVVTRGGRVELSGSVSGAAGGCRAAWAAEGLVAVLCGGPGPEAELQAWAPESALRGEPLWAQKVPPEPEGEDGTRGGEARAGPLPLLPCARAYVSPRPPLYRLLAPELRARRLELGAEHALLLAAGGQVFSWGAGRHGQLGHGALEAELEPRPLEALQGLRMAEVAAGGWHSVCVSEAGDIYVWGWNESGQLALPARSLAEDRKAVVGKATGPQEDGRETGRAAAGEDGAPVAFIAVQPFPALLDLPLGAEAVKASCGSRHTAVVTRTGELYTWGWDVQTSGWGHHPSPPQGGWQPRHCSHIGTCRRPESVSSGGHGTPAL
- the RCCD1 gene encoding RCC1 domain-containing protein 1 isoform X1 yields the protein MAEERPGAWFGFGFCGFGQALGCGRGRQVHSPEPLRAGADVCCVSAAWSYTAVVTRGGRVELSGSVSGAAGGCRAAWAAEGLVAVLCGGPGPEAELQAWAPESALRGEPLWAQKVPPEPEGEDGTRGGEARAGPLPLLPCARAYVSPRPPLYRLLAPELRARRLELGAEHALLLAAGGQVFSWGAGRHGQLGHGALEAELEPRPLEALQGLRMAEVAAGGWHSVCVSEAGDIYVWGWNESGQLALPARSLAEDRKAVVGKATGPQEDGRETGRAAAGEDGAPVAFIAVQPFPALLDLPLGAEAVKASCGSRHTAVVTRTGELYTWGWGKYGQLGHTDAASVDRPCRVEYFVNEQLQVKAVTCGPWNTYVYAVARGTS
- the RCCD1 gene encoding RCC1 domain-containing protein 1 isoform X4 codes for the protein MAEERPGAWFGFGFCGFGQALGCGRGRQVHSPEPLRAGADVCCVSAAWSYTAVVTRGGRVELSGSVSGAAGGCRAAWAAEGLVAVLCGGPGPEAELQAWAPESALRGEPLWAQKVPPEPEGEDGTRGGEARAGPLPLLPCARAYVSPRPPLYRLLAPELRARRLELGAEHALLLAAGGQVFSWGAGRHGQLGHGALEAELEPRPLEALQGLRMAEVAAGGWHSVCVSEAGDIYVWGWNESGQLALPARSLAEDRKAVVGKATGPQEDGRETGRAAAGEDGAPVAFIAVQPFPALLDLPLGAEAVKASCGSRHTAVVTRTGELYTWGWALCCGLGKQ
- the RCCD1 gene encoding RCC1 domain-containing protein 1 isoform X3 gives rise to the protein MAEERPGAWFGFGFCGFGQALGCGRGRQVHSPEPLRAGADVCCVSAAWSYTAVVTRGGRVELSGSVSGAAGGCRAAWAAEGLVAVLCGGPGPEAELQAWAPESALRGEPLWAQKVPPEPEGEDGTRGGEARAGPLPLLPCARAYVSPRPPLYRLLAPELRARRLELGAEHALLLAAGGQVFSWGAGRHGQLGHGALEAELEPRPLEALQGLRMAEVAAGGWHSVCVSEAGDIYVWGWNESGQLALPARSLAEDRKAVVGKATGPQEDGRETGRAAAGEDGAPVAFIAVQPFPALLDLPLGAEAVKASCGSRHTAVVTRRGTVPPASPHRGPPRPAPESPQTQPA